A single region of the Clupea harengus unplaced genomic scaffold, Ch_v2.0.2, whole genome shotgun sequence genome encodes:
- the LOC122130241 gene encoding protein MMS22-like, with amino-acid sequence LFFFFFLRIYSKFHQRRMAELSESGLMNFLLLFLVLARSAELEDVTGRAYDLMALLPAGSMPPAHRALLWRGQLALLLLYVGRGLDAGAHAERLATSFAQVAREFYLKTTEPSRKLALWQPLGAYLEGVAEVLETSGHLCQAEERLLNEGFAMLLPACRQSELASALGFLQNALAQLRRVHQRCSQSTSFGPSSSSGWTPPPSLAKEHHLAVASALWTHFFPFLRSLRLSQTPPPQLADAAAGFTVLALDMPSSAPPDLQPHPVQSIMQCFGWDEMLHPLLVSRYLNHLLQNSDVVASVGSAQGVCVRAWLRCVLQQHLHRSTDGTESRAGRALDEQLCELTRLVMRLPEVESVLQRAGLQPSAVKTEPKPALAVFIKAVGRVYSGLQLLSERSTMVTQALDYVGDILKYIKPYQLNKSQEGLQLSYWAVGCLVKHWGPLLATSKAQQLLFRIVDSLLLPHSLFQQDPPTQVLSALKESLPLYLQGLAVAVGVSQSQGAHLKKQLRSVINQYLGRFLPATPSMGAIANHPVLLAACEATPTPRGAGLRGNILQVLNDSFLQFKGHAPPPRLAAVLAFLLELLRRSADTDPALLTLPLPPLLRCLMLVNEPQVRRLSAEAVQLVVERCASSSAEGHCEQTVSILRTFVEENEGVYDQQMYSVLETVSIVDRCSVETLIPVLSLSLRNLEQKRGLGRNTSLRNSYKRLLCQLGENGKAEMVCLDAE; translated from the exons ctcttcttcttcttctttctcaggATCTACTCCAAGTTCCACCAGAGGCGCATGGCGGAGCTGTCCGAGTCGGGCCTGAtgaacttcctgctcctcttcctggTTCTGGCCCGCAGCGCCGAGCTGGAGGACGTGACGGGCCGGGCCTACGACCTCATGGCCCTGCTGCCGGCGGGCTCCATGCCCCCGGCCCACCGGGCCCTGCTGTGGCGCGGCCAGctggcgctgctgctgctgtacgtggGCCGCGGTCTGGACGCAGGGGCCCACGCCGAGCGCCTGGCCACCTCCTTCGCCCAGGTGGCCCGCGAGTTCTACCTGAAGACCACGGAGCCGTCGCGCAAGCTGGCGCTGTGGCAACCCCTGGGGGCCTACCTGGAGGGGGTGGCGGAGGTGCTGGAGACCAGCGGGCACCTGTGCCAGGCCGAGGAGAGGCTGCTCAACGAGGGCTTCGCCATGCTGCTACCCGCCTGCAGGCAGTCCGAGCTGGCGTCCGCCCTGGGGTTCCTGCAGAATGCACTGGCACAGCTAAG gcgTGTTCACCAGCGCTGTTCTCAGTCCACATCCTTTGGCCCTTCATCCTCCTCTGGCTGGACCCCTCCTCCCTCGCTGGCTAAAGAGCACCACCTGGCGGTAGCCTCCGCACTCTGGACTCACTTCTTCCCTTTCCTGCGCAGCCTGCGCCTCTCCCAGACCCCCCCTCCACAGCTGGCCGACGCCGCCGCAG ggttTACTGTCCTTGCGTTGGACATGCCCAGCTCCGCCCCTCCGGACCTCCAGCcccacccagtccagtccatCATGCAATGCTTCGGCTGGGACGAGATGCTCCACCCCCTGCTGGTCAGCCGCTACCTCAACCACCTGCTGCAGAACAG TGATGTGGTGGCGAGTGTGGGTTCGgcgcagggagtgtgtgtacgGGCGTGGCTGAGGTGTGTGCTGCAGCAGCACCTGCACAGGAGCACGGAtggcacagagagcagagcag gcaGGGCTCTGGATGAGCAGTTGTGTGAGTTGACCAGGCTGGTCATGAGGCTGCCAGAGGTGGAGTCTGTGCTACAGAGAGCAGGACTGCAGCCCTCTGCTGTTAAAACAGAGCCCAAACCAGCACTCGCTGTCTTcatcaag gccgtGGGCAGGGTGTATTCTGGCCTGCAGCTGTTATCCGAGCGCAGCACCATGGTGACGCAGGCTCTGGACTACGTTGGCGACATCCTGAAGTACATCAAGCCCTACCAGCTGAACAAGAGCCAGGAGGGCCTCCAGCTGTCCTACTGGGCAGTAG gctgTCTGGTGAAACACTGGGGCCCTCTGCTGGCCACCTCTAAAGCCCAGCAGCTGCTCTTCCGCATCGTCGACTCCCTGCTGCTCCCTCATTCGCTCTTCCAGCAGGACCCGCCCACGCAGGTGCTGTCTGCGCTGAAGGAGAGCCTACCGCTCTACCTGCAG GGTCTGGCGGTGGCAGTGGGCGTGTCCCAGTCCCAGGGGGCGCATCTCAAGAAGCAGCTGCGGAGCGTAATCAACCAATACCTCGGCCGCTTCCTCCCAGCCACGCCTTCCATGGGCGCCATAGCCAATCACCCTGTCCTGCTGGCTGCCTGTGaggccacacccacacccagaggGGCGGGGCTGAGGGGGAATATCCTTCAAGTGCTGAA CGACAGCTTCCTCCAGTTCAAAGGCCACGCCCCTCCTCCCCGACTGGCGGCTGTCCTCGCCTTCCTATTGGAGCTCCTGAGACGGAGCGCTGACACAGACCCCGCCCTGCtgaccctgcccctgccccccctgcTGCGCTGCCTCATGCTGGTCAACGAGCCTCAGG tgagGCGCTTGAGTGCTGAGGCAGTGCAGCTGGTGGTGGAGAGGTGCGCCTCCTCATCTGCTGAAGGCCACTGTGAGCAGACCGTCTCCATTCTCAG GACCTTTGTGGAGGAGAATGAGGGTGTGTACGACCAGCAGATGTACAGTGTTCTAGAGACTGTATCTATTGTGGACCGGTGTTCAGTGGAAACTCTAATTCCAGTTCTGTCATTAAGCCTGCGGAACTTAGAACAGAAAAGAGGCCTGGGGAGAAATACTTCACTAAG aaatTCCTACAAGAGGCTGTTATGCCAACTGGGAGAGAATGGCAAAGCTGAGATGGTGTGCTTGGATGCtgaatga